A window from Ictalurus punctatus breed USDA103 unplaced genomic scaffold, Coco_2.0 Super-Scaffold_100046, whole genome shotgun sequence encodes these proteins:
- the LOC128630032 gene encoding myotubularin-related protein 2 yields MHISETFPSDYTSTHAQKFIVQRVGLGDENHANSERSPLFVQFIDCVWQMMRQFPSASEFKELFLIPILDRPYSCLFGTFLYSSEQERMEKEVQGKTVTVVLR; encoded by the exons atgcacatcagcgaaacttttccctctgactacaccagcacgcacgcacagaaattcatagtgcag cgtgtcggccttggagatgagaatcacgccaactcggaacgatcccctctctttgtgcagttcatcgactgtgtgtggcagatgatgagacag TTTCCTTCTGCTTCTGAGTTCAAAGAGCTTTTTCTCATCCCCATCCTGGATCGCCCCTACAGCTGCCTGTTTGGTACAttcctctacagcagtgagcaggagagaatggaaaag gaagtacagGGTAAAACGGTCACTGTGGTCCTACGTTAA
- the LOC128630031 gene encoding piwi-like protein 1, translating to MTSMPLEIWLLSHTRRNADVAHSLLQTLNKVPVGIHLQRPGMMEYDDRQEALLRALQQRVGQQVQMLKHLMILVSTATTTVPQERDPSVHWWPASTRACPDSSVKWCTTM from the exons ATGACCAGCATGCCTCTGGAGATCTGGCTGCTGTCCCATACGCGCCGTAACGCTGATGTCGCTCACTCACTACTGCAGACCCTCAACAAAGTGCCCGTGGGCATCCACCTTCAGAGGCCGGGAAT GATGGAGTACGATGATCGACAGGAGGCTCTGCTCAGAGCTCTGCAGCAGAGAGTGGGGCAACAGGTTCAGATG TTGAAGCACCTGATGATTTTGGTATCGACTGCTACCACGACAGTGCCGCAGGAAAGAGATCCATCGGTGCACTGGTGGCCAGCCTCAACCCGGGCATGTCCAG acagcagtgtgaagtggtgtaccactatgtga